The proteins below come from a single Ptychodera flava strain L36383 chromosome 6, AS_Pfla_20210202, whole genome shotgun sequence genomic window:
- the LOC139135294 gene encoding 5-aminolevulinate synthase, erythroid-specific, mitochondrial-like translates to MEHLTRLKCPFLAKVPTHCIKKAGAALFNYAENCPVMSHMINRHASTMQHNADKGKENVEGGKCPVYGKCPFLANNDYVKQCSDAIEGDVIQAGKDGTSGSQVIGKAAEQMRAIHHVSKIKQPIAMETKAPSVLADVNKATIMPGKTSSDGSEGTITKKVFDSIKEAFVPKAQQPPLANKTVAAEKAKVKLQDPKPVPLKGDGSFNYEKFFEEKIDEKKKDHSYRVFKKLERDATQFPHAREFSNVMEGQPGAPITVWCSNDYLAMSRHPAVKEAVIDTLEKRGAGAGGTRNISGNTTYHEALEKQLAKLHQKEAGLVFTSCFVANDSTLFTLAKSLPGCEFYSDAGNHASMIQGIRNSGVPKFVFRHNDPEHLEELLRKSDKSKPKIVAFETVHSMTGDICPLKELCEVAHRYGALTFVDEVHAVGLYGEHGAGVAERDGLLDEIDIISGTLGKAFGNIGGYIVGSARTIDMVRSYAAGFIFTTALPPMVLAGATAAIKVLSGPEGRDLRARHQARVAELKGKLMTAGLPVIDAPSHIIPVHVGNPEKCTKIANDMMKKHHIYVQAINYPTVARGEEKLRIAPTPFHATEMMDGFVNSLVDVWLENGMEIKHRGCSAECLCIEPDNFERLSSSEKELLLSLNFAKA, encoded by the exons ATGGAACACCTGACACGCCTGAAGTGTCCTTTCCTAGCAAAGGTACCGACGCACTGTATCAAGAAGGCAGGCGCTGCTCTGTTCAACTATGCGGAAAACTGCCCAGTCATGTCCCACATGATCAATCGACATGCATCCACCATGCAGCATAATGCTGACAAGGGCAAAGAAAACG TGGAAGGTGGGAAATGCCCTGTCTATGGAAAGTGTCCATTCTTGGCCAACAATGACTATGTGAAACAGTGCAGTGATGCCATCGAAGGTGATGTGATCCAGGCTGGCAAAGATGGAACAAGTG GATCTCAGGTCATCGGCAAAGCTGCCGAGCAGATGAGAGCCATCCATCATGTCAGCAAGATAAAGCAGCccattgccatggaaaccaaGGCACCCAGTGTGCTGGCTGACGTCAACAAGGCGACAATCATGCCAG GTAAAACATCAAGTGATGGGAGCGAAGGTACCATCACCAAGAAGGTGTTTGATTCCATCAAGGAAGCCTTTGTTCCCAAGGCGCAGCAGCCTCCACTAGCCAACAAGACTGTGGCTGCTGAGAAGGCAAAGGTCAAGCTTCAAGATCCCAAACCTGTTCCTTTGAAAG GTGATGGTTCCTTTAACTACGAGAAATTCTTTGAggagaaaattgatgaaaagaaaaagGACCACTCCTACCGTGTCTTCAAAAAGCTGGAACGAGATGCCACCCAGTTCCCCCATGCTAGGGAATTTTCCAATGTGATGGAGGGGCAGCCAGGGGCACCTATCACTGTGTGGTGTAGCAATGACTATCTTGCTATGAGTCGACACCCAGCTGTCAAGGAGGCTGTGAT AGACACGTTGGAAAAGCGTGGCGCCGGAGCTGGTGGGACACGCAACATCTCTGGTAATACCACCTACCATGAAGCATTGGAAAAGCAGCTTGCTAAGCTTCACCAGAAAGAGGCTGGGTTGGTCTTCACCTCCTGTTTTGTAGCCAACGATTCCACCCTCTTCACCTTGGCCAAGTCCTTACCAG GCTGTGAGTTTTACTCTGATGCCGGCAACCATGCCTCCATGATACAAGGTATCCGCAACAGCGGAGTTCCAAAGTTTGTATTCCGGCATAATGACCCCGAACACCTGGAAGAACTGCTGCGGAAGTCTGACAAGTCGAAACCTAAGATAGTTGCCTTTGAGACTGTGCACTCCATGACTG GAGATATATGCCCACTGAAAGAGTTGTGTGAAGTTGCTCACCGCTATGGTGCCTTGACGTTTGTGGATGAAGTGCATGCAGTTGGTTTGTATGGTGAACATGGAGCAGGTGTTGCTGAAAGAGACGGACTTCTGGATGAGATCGATATCATTTCCGGTACCCTTG GCAAAGCATTTGGTAACATTGGTGGATACATTGTGGGCTCGGCAAGAACTATCGACATGGTCCGTAGCTATGCTGCAGGTTTTATCTTTACCACTGCCCTACCACCAATGGTTCTTGCAGGGGCCACGGCAGCTATCAAG GTATTAAGTGGCCCTGAGGGACGTGACCTACGTGCCAGACACCAGGCAAGGGTTGCAGAACTGAAAGGAAAATTAATGACTGCTGGGTTGCCTGTGATCGATGCCCCAAGTCATATTATTCCTGTTCAT GTCGGAAATCCGGAAAAGTGCACCAAGATCGCCAACGACATGATGAAGAAACACCACATCTACGTGCAAGCCATCAACTACCCAACTGTTGCACGTGGTGAGGAAAAACTGCGCATTGCTCCGACGCCTTTCCATGCCACCGAGATGATGGATGGGTTTGTCAACTCCTTGGTGGACGTGTGGCTTGAAAACGGAATGGAGATCAAGCATCGTGGATGCTCGGCTGAGTGTCTGTGCATCGAGCCAGACAATTTCGAACGCCTCTCCTCCAGTGAGAAGGAACTCCTTCTCAGTTTGAATTTTGCCAAAGCTTAA